A single genomic interval of Mucilaginibacter boryungensis harbors:
- the cdaA gene encoding diadenylate cyclase CdaA: MQSFDFSFLKVTPFDVLDVLLVAFILYQLYNLIKGTIAANIFIGLTIICLVYVVVDRLHMRMLSYILGNFMKVGIIAIVVVFQQEIRRFLLLVGKNASFQRNREWWRYFFGKKEAEKNNYARIKPIIDACKTLKQTRTGALIVFVKYYDEQFYQNSCEVLESRISKRLLESIFQKNSPLHDGAVVIAGNRIKSASCILPLTDKTDLPAQFGLRHRAGIGVTEANDATAIIISEETGELSYAKQGKVKINISFAELEKLLNKDF; this comes from the coding sequence ATGCAATCATTTGATTTTAGTTTCCTGAAGGTTACCCCTTTTGATGTGCTGGATGTATTGCTGGTAGCGTTTATACTGTACCAGTTGTATAACCTGATAAAGGGTACCATTGCGGCTAATATTTTTATAGGGCTAACCATTATTTGCCTGGTATATGTGGTGGTAGACAGGCTGCATATGCGTATGCTGAGCTATATACTGGGTAACTTTATGAAGGTGGGCATTATTGCCATAGTGGTAGTGTTTCAGCAGGAAATAAGGCGATTTTTGCTATTGGTGGGGAAAAATGCCTCATTTCAGCGTAACCGAGAGTGGTGGCGGTATTTTTTTGGTAAAAAGGAAGCCGAGAAAAACAATTACGCACGCATAAAACCTATTATTGATGCCTGCAAAACCCTGAAGCAAACCCGCACCGGTGCATTAATAGTTTTTGTGAAATATTACGACGAACAGTTTTACCAAAACAGTTGCGAAGTACTGGAATCAAGAATATCAAAACGCTTGCTGGAGAGTATTTTCCAAAAGAACAGCCCCCTGCACGATGGGGCGGTGGTTATTGCCGGTAACCGCATTAAATCGGCCAGTTGTATTTTACCGCTGACGGATAAAACCGACTTGCCCGCGCAGTTTGGCCTGCGCCATCGGGCAGGCATTGGCGTAACCGAAGCCAATGATGCGACGGCAATTATTATCTCTGAAGAGACCGGTGAACTATCTTATGCCAAACAAGGCAAGGTGAAGATCAATATCAGCTTTGCTGAATTGGAAAAACTGTTGAATAAGGATTTTTAG
- a CDS encoding biotin/lipoyl-containing protein, translated as MYQIKVNDKLNFEAKREKGALMVNGEPANADIKQLSPLSYHVIHNMASYNVEVISLDAVAKTAEIKVNGNTYAVSAKDQFDLLLDQLGMSNKDTSKISEIKAPMPGLVLKVFVAEGDVVQKGDNLFILEAMKMENIIKAPADVTIKTSKIKAGDKVEKGQVLMLF; from the coding sequence ATGTACCAGATAAAAGTAAATGATAAGCTGAATTTTGAAGCTAAACGAGAAAAGGGGGCGCTGATGGTTAACGGAGAACCAGCCAATGCTGATATAAAGCAATTAAGCCCCTTAAGCTATCATGTAATTCATAATATGGCGTCATACAATGTTGAGGTCATATCATTGGATGCCGTTGCCAAAACGGCCGAAATTAAGGTTAATGGCAACACCTATGCTGTTTCCGCAAAAGATCAATTCGACCTGTTGCTCGATCAATTGGGTATGAGCAACAAGGATACCTCCAAAATAAGTGAAATAAAAGCCCCTATGCCGGGCCTGGTGCTAAAAGTATTTGTTGCGGAAGGCGATGTAGTGCAAAAAGGCGATAACCTTTTCATCCTGGAAGCCATGAAAATGGAGAACATTATTAAAGCTCCCGCCGATGTAACTATCAAAACATCCAAAATAAAAGCCGGTGATAAGGTTGAAAAAGGACAAGTACTCATGCTGTTTTAG
- a CDS encoding 16S rRNA (uracil(1498)-N(3))-methyltransferase, which translates to MHLFYTPDITPANKDWFLTEEESKHCTRVLRLEKGDQVNLIDGKGGLYAATISDAHPKRTILHIEAVITEYGKRNHYLHIAVAPTKNLDRLEWFLEKATEIGIDEVSLIITQRSERKEAKIDRLNKIITAAMKQSLKAYHPVLNEAISFNKFINQPFDGQKFVAHCANSEKVAIKDQFKPNSNYLVMIGPEGDFTEKEVGDALQNGFKAITLGESRLRTETAALEACFEINFLNR; encoded by the coding sequence ATGCATCTGTTTTACACGCCCGATATTACCCCCGCTAATAAGGATTGGTTTTTAACCGAAGAGGAGAGCAAGCATTGCACCCGGGTGCTGCGCCTGGAAAAAGGCGACCAGGTAAACCTGATTGACGGCAAGGGCGGTTTGTACGCAGCCACTATTTCCGATGCGCACCCAAAGCGCACCATCCTGCATATTGAAGCCGTAATTACGGAATACGGCAAACGCAACCATTATCTGCATATAGCCGTTGCCCCTACCAAAAATTTAGACCGGCTGGAGTGGTTCCTGGAAAAAGCTACAGAGATTGGTATTGATGAAGTATCACTGATCATCACCCAGCGCTCGGAACGCAAGGAAGCAAAGATAGATAGGTTGAATAAGATTATCACGGCGGCTATGAAGCAATCGCTGAAAGCTTATCACCCGGTATTGAATGAAGCAATCAGCTTTAATAAATTTATAAACCAACCTTTTGACGGGCAAAAGTTTGTAGCCCATTGCGCTAATAGCGAGAAGGTAGCAATAAAAGATCAGTTTAAACCTAATAGTAACTATTTGGTGATGATTGGCCCTGAAGGCGATTTTACCGAAAAAGAAGTAGGGGATGCTTTACAAAACGGTTTTAAAGCTATAACTTTAGGGGAAAGCAGGCTGCGCACGGAGACCGCCGCGCTGGAAGCTTGTTTCGAGATCAATTTTTTAAACCGGTAA
- a CDS encoding DUF4159 domain-containing protein → MKLRFAIGIVLCFCLFGFNEPAYKMAKLKYNGGGDWYGDRTALPNLIKFCNENLKTNFQSEEETVEVGSAELFNYPFVFMTGHGNVIFSDAEARNMRKYLMGGGFLHIDDNYGLDQFVRPQMKKVFPELDFVELPVNHPIYHQKYDFPSGLPKIHEHDGKRAQGFGLIYKGRLVCFYTYECDLGNGWEDYGTYAGDTQEARLKALKMGANLVQYALTQ, encoded by the coding sequence ATGAAGTTAAGGTTTGCCATAGGTATTGTGCTGTGTTTTTGCCTTTTTGGTTTTAACGAACCCGCCTATAAAATGGCCAAGCTAAAATACAATGGCGGCGGCGATTGGTACGGCGACCGCACGGCCTTGCCCAACCTGATCAAATTTTGCAACGAAAACCTGAAAACTAATTTCCAGTCCGAAGAAGAAACCGTGGAAGTAGGCAGCGCCGAGTTATTCAACTACCCCTTTGTATTTATGACCGGCCACGGGAACGTGATATTCAGTGATGCTGAGGCACGTAACATGCGTAAATATTTAATGGGTGGCGGCTTTTTACATATCGACGATAACTACGGTTTAGATCAGTTTGTGCGCCCGCAAATGAAAAAAGTATTCCCCGAATTGGATTTTGTGGAGTTACCTGTTAACCACCCCATTTATCACCAGAAATATGATTTCCCATCGGGCTTACCTAAAATTCACGAGCATGATGGCAAACGTGCGCAAGGCTTTGGCCTGATCTATAAAGGCCGCCTGGTTTGCTTTTATACCTACGAGTGCGATTTAGGCAACGGTTGGGAAGATTATGGCACTTATGCTGGTGATACCCAGGAAGCCCGCTTAAAAGCCCTTAAAATGGGCGCTAATCTTGTTCAATACGCATTAACACAGTAA
- a CDS encoding sensor histidine kinase has translation MPNKINTLWIRLIGSQPEFALESRIFHSISVCLIVLSAIYVPYNLFSGQYVASVSFLAIACIFYYQYHQSRYHGKKHSTLVFGLVGLVLFSVNYFANSGIDGSTDIIWPSYLLLVFAISPYRQHVFWLIGCLVTFILIHVIEFYHPELVKHPFTAGQGQFMDRVTAFPIPVVAIYIIITYIRRNYDNERQVVELRNKEILLQKELLEQSDSTKNKLMSIISHDMRAPLVNIQGYLELLNENELDDNQRPAIEKDLLIATNNTMQMLSNLLYWTKAQMEQPVVNLVQTNLAQVLRSTLEMEKAIAAKKGVSLVYQIDDGIKVTADIDMLQLVVRNLVSNAIKFTPKGGQITINAKPDGQNCKLTVSDNGKGIEQSYQEKIFKITADPAFGTNNEKGVGLGLSLCKEFIERQGGSIGFESIFGQGSNFYVFIPREGTAVGNN, from the coding sequence ATGCCAAATAAAATCAACACATTGTGGATCAGGTTAATTGGCAGTCAGCCGGAGTTCGCTTTAGAGAGCCGGATCTTCCACTCCATAAGCGTTTGTTTAATTGTACTGTCGGCAATTTATGTTCCCTACAATTTATTTTCAGGGCAGTACGTGGCATCGGTATCTTTTTTAGCTATAGCCTGCATATTTTATTACCAGTATCACCAGTCGAGGTACCATGGGAAAAAGCATAGCACCTTAGTGTTCGGTCTTGTAGGTTTGGTTTTATTCTCGGTTAATTATTTCGCTAACTCCGGCATCGATGGTTCTACCGATATCATCTGGCCTTCGTACCTGCTACTGGTGTTTGCCATTTCGCCCTACAGGCAGCATGTATTTTGGCTGATAGGTTGCCTTGTTACTTTTATCCTGATCCACGTCATCGAATTTTACCACCCCGAACTGGTAAAGCATCCATTTACAGCCGGGCAGGGCCAGTTTATGGACAGGGTCACCGCTTTTCCCATCCCGGTAGTAGCTATTTATATCATTATCACCTATATCCGCCGCAACTATGATAATGAACGGCAAGTTGTGGAACTACGGAATAAAGAAATATTGCTGCAAAAAGAATTGCTTGAACAAAGCGACAGCACAAAAAACAAGCTCATGTCTATCATATCGCACGATATGCGGGCCCCGCTGGTGAATATACAAGGCTATCTTGAGCTGCTAAATGAAAATGAACTGGATGATAACCAGCGCCCGGCGATAGAGAAAGATCTGCTGATAGCCACCAACAACACCATGCAAATGCTATCTAATTTGCTGTATTGGACCAAAGCGCAAATGGAACAACCCGTAGTAAACCTGGTGCAAACCAATTTGGCGCAGGTTTTAAGGAGTACGCTGGAGATGGAAAAAGCTATCGCAGCTAAAAAAGGCGTTTCCTTAGTTTACCAAATTGATGACGGGATAAAAGTGACTGCCGATATTGATATGCTGCAATTGGTGGTGCGCAACCTGGTGAGCAATGCGATAAAGTTTACCCCAAAAGGCGGACAAATTACAATAAACGCTAAGCCAGATGGCCAAAACTGCAAACTAACCGTTAGCGACAACGGGAAGGGTATTGAGCAATCTTACCAGGAAAAGATCTTTAAAATAACAGCTGATCCCGCCTTTGGCACCAACAACGAGAAAGGCGTAGGCCTGGGGCTATCGCTATGCAAGGAGTTTATTGAACGACAAGGCGGCAGCATTGGCTTTGAAAGTATTTTTGGCCAGGGCAGCAACTTTTATGTTTTTATTCCTAGGGAGGGAACCGCTGTGGGGAATAATTAA